One window from the genome of Pedobacter schmidteae encodes:
- a CDS encoding copper homeostasis protein CutC, whose translation MVNMEVCANSLESALAAQKGGAIRVELCDNLPEGGTTPSYAQIALAKQKLHIKVYPIIRPRGGDFLYSDLEFELMKTDIKTCKSLNCDGIVIGILKADGSVDRNRCAELIALAAPMPVTFHRAFDMCNDLQKALEDIIELGCERILTSGGESSALKGAETIARLIQQANGRIIIMPGAGVSTDNIRTIIQTTGATEFHASAKQAVKSLMQFRNSRLNMGTVEDEFSYDITNSQIVNTLIKLANTSS comes from the coding sequence ATGGTAAATATGGAAGTTTGCGCAAATTCCCTGGAATCGGCGCTTGCAGCACAAAAAGGTGGGGCAATACGGGTAGAACTGTGTGACAATTTACCTGAAGGTGGAACAACCCCTAGCTATGCACAAATTGCATTGGCCAAACAAAAACTACACATTAAAGTATATCCCATTATACGACCACGTGGAGGCGATTTTCTATATTCAGATCTGGAGTTTGAATTGATGAAAACAGATATTAAAACCTGCAAATCACTAAATTGTGATGGTATTGTTATAGGTATTTTAAAAGCCGACGGTAGTGTAGACCGCAACAGATGTGCAGAATTAATTGCATTAGCTGCCCCAATGCCGGTTACCTTCCATAGGGCTTTTGATATGTGTAATGACCTGCAAAAAGCATTGGAAGATATTATCGAACTGGGCTGTGAACGAATTCTGACCTCCGGCGGCGAATCATCTGCACTTAAAGGTGCCGAAACAATTGCGAGACTGATTCAACAGGCAAATGGAAGAATCATCATTATGCCTGGTGCGGGTGTTTCAACCGACAATATCAGAACGATTATTCAAACTACAGGAGCAACAGAGTTTCATGCTTCGGCAAAACAAGCCGTAAAAAGCCTTATGCAGTTTAGAAACTCCAGGTTAAACATGGGAACAGTAGAAGATGAATTTAGCTATGATATAACTAATAGCCAGATCGTTAACACCTTAATCAAACTAGCAAACACATCTTCATAA
- the lepA gene encoding translation elongation factor 4: MKHIRNFCIIAHIDHGKSTLADRLLEYTKTISQREAQAQLLDNMDLERERGITIKSHAIQMNYKVGEIEYNFNLIDTPGHVDFSYEVSRSIAACEGALLIVDASQGIQAQTISNLYLALEHDLEIIPILNKMDLPGAMPEEVKDQIIDLIGCKREDIIPASGKTGMGIPDIIQAIVDRVPAPVGDPEAPLQALIFDSVFNPFRGIIAYYKVVNGEIKKGDKVKFINTGKQYLADEVGILKLDMSPRNVVKTGDVGYIISGIKEAREVKVGDTITTVDRPSPESIQGFEEVKPMVFAGIYPVDTDEFEELREAMHKLQLNDASIVFEPESSAALGFGFRCGFLGMLHMEIIQERLEREFDMTVITTVPNVSYIAKTTKGEEVIVNNPSDLPDPSKLDSVEEPYIKANIITKAEFVGPVMSLCIQKRGIIVNQSYLTSDRVELVFEMPMGEIVFDFYDKLKTISKGYASFDYHQVGYRKSDLVRLDMLLNEEPVDALSSLIHRSNAYDFGKKICEKLRELIPRQQFEIKIQASIGAKVIARETLSALRKDVTAKCYGGDISRKRKLLEKQKQGKKRMRQVGNVEIPQTAFMAVLKLD; this comes from the coding sequence ATGAAGCACATACGTAATTTCTGCATAATTGCACATATTGACCACGGTAAAAGCACTTTAGCTGACCGTTTATTGGAATACACTAAAACCATTAGCCAAAGAGAGGCTCAAGCCCAGTTGCTTGATAACATGGATTTAGAGCGTGAACGTGGTATCACGATAAAAAGCCACGCCATACAGATGAATTATAAGGTTGGCGAAATTGAATACAATTTTAACCTGATCGATACTCCTGGACACGTAGACTTTTCTTATGAAGTTTCACGTTCTATTGCGGCTTGTGAAGGTGCTTTGCTTATTGTAGATGCATCCCAGGGTATTCAGGCACAGACCATTTCAAATTTATATCTGGCTTTGGAGCATGATCTCGAGATTATTCCGATTTTAAATAAAATGGATTTACCTGGAGCGATGCCGGAGGAGGTGAAAGATCAGATTATTGATTTAATCGGTTGTAAACGCGAGGATATTATTCCAGCATCTGGTAAAACAGGCATGGGTATCCCAGACATTATTCAAGCAATTGTGGATCGTGTCCCTGCTCCTGTTGGTGATCCTGAAGCACCACTGCAGGCATTAATTTTTGATTCGGTTTTTAACCCCTTCAGAGGTATTATTGCCTATTATAAAGTAGTAAATGGTGAAATTAAAAAAGGTGACAAGGTTAAATTTATCAATACAGGCAAACAATATCTAGCTGACGAAGTAGGGATTCTAAAATTGGATATGTCGCCACGTAATGTGGTCAAAACCGGCGACGTAGGTTACATTATCTCGGGGATTAAAGAAGCTCGCGAGGTAAAAGTTGGCGATACCATTACGACTGTTGACAGGCCTTCTCCAGAATCAATTCAAGGATTTGAAGAGGTCAAACCTATGGTTTTTGCAGGAATCTACCCTGTTGATACAGATGAATTTGAAGAGCTGCGTGAGGCGATGCATAAATTGCAATTGAATGATGCTTCCATTGTTTTCGAACCAGAAAGCTCTGCAGCATTGGGTTTTGGCTTCCGTTGCGGATTTCTGGGCATGTTACACATGGAAATTATTCAGGAACGTTTGGAACGGGAATTTGATATGACGGTTATTACAACTGTACCCAACGTATCTTACATTGCAAAGACCACCAAGGGCGAAGAAGTAATTGTCAACAATCCATCGGATTTACCAGACCCAAGCAAATTGGATTCTGTAGAAGAACCTTATATCAAAGCAAACATCATTACCAAAGCTGAATTTGTTGGCCCGGTAATGTCGCTTTGTATTCAAAAAAGAGGGATTATCGTTAATCAATCCTACCTGACTTCTGATCGGGTTGAATTGGTTTTTGAAATGCCAATGGGCGAAATCGTATTCGATTTTTACGACAAATTAAAAACTATATCCAAAGGTTACGCTTCGTTTGACTATCATCAGGTAGGTTATCGTAAATCGGATTTGGTAAGATTAGACATGTTGTTAAATGAAGAGCCTGTTGATGCTTTATCCTCATTAATTCACCGTAGTAACGCTTACGATTTCGGAAAGAAAATTTGTGAGAAACTGAGAGAGCTAATTCCCCGTCAACAATTTGAAATTAAGATACAGGCATCCATCGGTGCAAAAGTAATTGCCAGGGAAACTCTCAGTGCCCTACGTAAAGATGTGACTGCCAAATGTTACGGCGGTGATATTTCACGTAAACGTAAGTTACTTGAAAAGCAAAAACAAGGAAAGAAACGTATGCGCCAGGTTGGAAACGTTGAAATTCCCCAAACCGCATTTATGGCAGTATTAAAACTAGATTAA